A single window of Nicotiana tomentosiformis chromosome 1, ASM39032v3, whole genome shotgun sequence DNA harbors:
- the LOC138898277 gene encoding uncharacterized protein: protein MLRKENKRADALAALASTLSLTDQTQVVVCQRWVVPPPNDYEEEESKVEHLASVLEGLDVVGPFPKSSGRHLYILIATDYFSKWAEAISLKEVKKENVANFIRVNIIYHFGIPRYILTDNAVLPLERQIPSLRLAIQEGLTDEENARLRLEELEALDEKRLEAQQSLECYQARLSRSFNKRVRLRYFQVGDQVLLVKRPIITSCRYKGRGGGFSVKWDGPYIVQEVYSSGAYKIVDSEGLRICPVNGKFMKRYYP, encoded by the exons ATGCTGAGAAaggaaaataagagagctgatgcaTTAGCAGCCTTAGCTTCTACATTATCTTTGACTGATCAGACACAAGTCGTTGTTTGCCAAAGATGGGTAGTTCCTCCACCAAATGACTATGAGGAAGAAGAAAGCAAAGTTGAGCATCTTGCTTCCGTTCTTGAG GGTTTGGATGTTGTTGGTCCATTTCCAAAGTCTTCTGGTAGACATCTATATATTTTGATCGCAACTGATTACTTCTCGAAGTGGGCTGAAGCTATTTctcttaaggaagtaaagaaggaaaatgtggcTAACTTCATCCGAGTCAATATTATCTATCATTTTGGCATTCCTCGATATATATTGACGGACAATG CTGTCCTTccactcgagcgtcaaataccATCGTTGCGGCTTGCCATTCAAGAAGGactcactgatgaagaaaatgctcgatTACGCCTTGAAGAACTAGAGGCTCTTGATGAAAAGAGGCTAGAAGCTCAACAAAgccttgaatgttatcaagctcgccTGTCTCGATCTTTTAACAAAAGGGTGCGCCTTAGATATTTCCAAGTGGGTGACCAAGTTCTTTTGGTCAAAAGGCCTATTATTACCTCTTGTCGATAcaaggggaggggggggggattcTCTGTTAAGTGGGATGGACCATATATTGTACAAGAGGTATACTCAAGTGGCGCTTACAAGATAGTTGACTCAGAAGGTTTGCGGATTTGCCCCGTCAATGGGAAATTCATGAAGAGATATTATCCTTGA